A genome region from Paralichthys olivaceus isolate ysfri-2021 chromosome 6, ASM2471397v2, whole genome shotgun sequence includes the following:
- the calcrl2 gene encoding calcitonin gene-related peptide type 1 receptor, whose product MEIFGGKVNLTAHSLRRDMWRTLTLSLLVVLVLGTEVSQCEDVESVAAVETGVPIQQENSSSSTVLGKSQHQILAAQFECYLKIIYEPPRNKTGAYCNRTWDGWLCWGDSEPGPKMQMCPEYFQDFDPAEKVTKVCNPDGQWFHHPVSNRVWSNYTQCQAYTKDKLKFAISLYYMSMVGHGLSIVSLIICLIIFSYFKSLSCQRISLHKNMFLSFILNSIVTIMWLSLTASNDQTTNTSNSVSCKVLAVLTLYASTSNYFWMLCQGIYLHTLIIVAVFVGEQQLFWYYVLGWVFPIVPAATYAVARGLYFNDKCWISSHTHLLYIIHGPIQAALFVNLLFLLNIVRVLITKLKVTHCAESTTYMKAVRATLILIPLLGVQFILLPWRPEGRISRAIYDFFVNIFSNFQGLLVAIIFCFCNNEAQAALKRKWAQRKFARGKSGWGETPITSNHFNSHTNSSITEMSRATISLEQPAAATSGENESSISLSNGQKKNNTCNNGEVDILKEVETTDI is encoded by the exons AGACATGTGGAGGACTCTAACTCTTTCACTTCTAGTTGTGCTGGTGCTGGGCACAGAG GTGTCCCAGTGTGAGGATGTTGAGTCTGTGGCAGCTGTTGAAACAGGGGTGCCAATACAGCAGGAGAATTCCAGCAGTTCCACAGTTCTTGGAAAGTCCCAACACCAGATCCTGGCTGCTCAGTTTGAGTGTTACCTGAAGATCATCTATGAGCCaccaagaaacaaaacag GTGCTTACTGTAACCGTACGTGGGATGGCTGGCTGTGCTGGGGGGATTCAGAACCTGGGCCCAAGATGCAGATGTGTCCTGAATACTTTCAAGATTTTGACCCAGCTG AGAAGGTTACCAAAGTGTGTAATCCTGATGGCCAGTGGTTCCATCATCCAGTGAGCAACCGAGTCTGGAGTAACTACACTCAGTGTCAGGCCTACACCAAAGACAAACTCAAG tttgccaTCAGTCTCTACTACATGTCCATGGTGGGTCATGGTTTGTCCATTGTCTCGCTGATTATATGTCTGATCATCTTCTCCTACTTCAA GAGTCTCAGCTGCCAGAGAATCTCCCTCCACAAGAACATGTTTCTCTCCTTCATCTTGAACTCCATTGTCACCATAATGTGGCTCTCACTCACAGCATCCAATGACCAAACCACAAACACCAGCAACTCC gTGAGCTGTAAGGTTCTGGCTGTGCTCACTCTGTATGCATCTACTTCCAATTACTTCTGGATGCTGTGTCAGGGCATCTACCTCCACACACTCATCATAGTGGCCGTGTTTGTTGGGgaacagcagctcttctggtacTATGTACTGGGTTGGG tgTTTCCCATCGTTCCTGCAGCAACATATGCTGTGGCTCGTGGACTCTACTTTAACGACAA GTGTTGGATcagctcacacactcatttgctGTACATCATCCATGGGCCCATTCAAGCTGCACTGTTT GTGAACTTATTATTTCTCCTGAACATCGTCCGAGTTCTGATCACCAAGCTGAAGGTGACCCACTGTGCTGAGTCCACCACCTACATGAAGGCAGTTCGAGCCACCCTCATCCTCATCCCTCTGCTGGGAGTCCAGTTCATCCTTTTACCCTGGAGGCCAGAGGGACGCATTAGCCGCGCCATCTATGATTTCTTTGTAAATATCTTCAGCAACTTCCAG GGACTCTTGGTGGCAATTATATTCTGTTTCTGCAATAATGAG GCCCAGGCAGCACTGAAGAGGAAATGGGCTCAGCGGAAGTTTGCCAGGGGCAAAAGTGGCTGGGGAGAAACACCCATCACCAGCAACCACTTTAACTCCCACACCAACTCCTCCATCACAGAGATGAGCCGCGCCACCATCAGCTTGGAACAGCCTGCTGCTGCGACTTCTGGAGAAAATGAAAGCAGCATCTCCCTGTCCAACGGGCAGAAAAAGAATAACACCTGCAACAATGGGGAGGTTGACATCCTCAAAGAGGTGGAGACCACCGACATCTGA